A region of Haladaptatus cibarius D43 DNA encodes the following proteins:
- a CDS encoding TFIIB-type zinc ribbon-containing protein, which produces MKRSTRQRERRAEQTETEEEGVKGCPECGSKSLVNSADQSEIVCDDCGLVVEEDHVDRGPEWRA; this is translated from the coding sequence ATGAAACGGTCCACTCGCCAACGGGAGCGCCGCGCGGAGCAAACCGAAACCGAGGAGGAGGGGGTCAAGGGGTGTCCCGAGTGCGGGTCGAAGAGCCTCGTCAACAGTGCAGATCAGTCCGAAATAGTCTGTGACGACTGTGGACTGGTCGTCGAAGAAGACCACGTCGACCGCGGGCCGGAGTGGCGCGC